From one Lycium ferocissimum isolate CSIRO_LF1 chromosome 5, AGI_CSIRO_Lferr_CH_V1, whole genome shotgun sequence genomic stretch:
- the LOC132058456 gene encoding uncharacterized protein LOC132058456, with protein MPVCKTWKEFFSRSSFIDQNFKESKSELVIQARHGRHMKTKLIEIGKELECESRELGKNQSREIHSSCDGFLLMSEPGDSGKLQVINPATEFCVTVPRCPSGCLHGACSAAIAFDSSTKQYKVVHVVNDYYYRFEIFNLSSADENWERVSGPWEDINDRPFNLGNFYWKNAVSINGRILHWYVESSEYFISMEVKEAGFTRTYLPERGDVINKTNNYALVGLGGFLSVVYCDSDTQMDVWILEDFHGQLWSKKHTIVAELTN; from the coding sequence ATGCCTGTCTGCAAAACATGGAAAGAATTTTTCTCCAGAAGTTCTTTCATTGACCAAAATTTCAAGGAATCGAAATCAGAATTAGTGATACAGGCAAGACATGGAAGGCATATGAAAACAAAGTTGATAGAGATTGGGAAAGAACTTGAATGTGAATCGCGTGAACTTGGAAAAAATCAATCACGCGAGATTCATTCTAGCTGTGATGGATTTCTATTGATGAGTGAACCAGGGGACTCTGGGAAGCTACAAGTGATAAATCCAGCAACAGAGTTCTGTGTCACTGTCCCTAGATGTCCTTCAGGTTGCCTACATGGAGCTTGTAGTGCAGCAATAGCATTTGACTCTTCGACAAAGCAGTACAAAGTAGTGCATGTTGTTAACGATTATTATTATCGTTTCGAAATATTCAATCTGAGCAGTGCTGATGAAAACTGGGAACGAGTTTCTGGTCCGTGGGAAGATATAAATGATCGGCCATTCAACCTAGGTAATTTTTACTGGAAGAATGCAGTGTCAATAAATGGAAGGATTCTGCATTGGTATGTTGAGTCAAGTGAATATTTCATTTCAATGGAAGTTAAAGAGGCAGGATTCACTAGAACCTATCTTCCAGAACGTGGTGATGTGATTAATAAGACGAACAATTATGCATTGGTAGGGTTGGGTGGATTTCTTTCTGTTGTCTACTGTGATTCTGATACGCAAATGGATGTTTGGATTTTGGAAGATTTTCATGGGCAACTTTGGTCCAAGAAACATACTATCGTGGCAGAGTTGACAAATTAA